A window of Sulfurimonas gotlandica GD1 contains these coding sequences:
- the pth gene encoding aminoacyl-tRNA hydrolase codes for MMLIVGLGNPGPAYAGNRHNIGFMVIDELIRRNSAQKLSSSSFNGELFKFSNHFLLKPLTYMNLSGNSILAVKKFYKVDEVVVIHDDLDLPFGTLRFKHGGGHGGHNGLKSTDQMISRDYARVRLGIGKPEHKGEVASHVLSDFSKTETEHLKTWISYTCEAVESMLENSLEDVSSKYTIKKFQLK; via the coding sequence ATCATGTTAATTGTCGGACTGGGTAACCCTGGCCCGGCATATGCAGGTAATCGCCATAATATTGGTTTTATGGTCATAGATGAGCTTATTCGCAGAAATAGTGCTCAGAAACTCTCCTCTTCATCATTTAATGGTGAACTCTTCAAATTCTCAAATCATTTTTTATTAAAACCACTTACGTATATGAACTTATCAGGTAACTCAATTTTAGCTGTTAAAAAGTTTTATAAAGTAGATGAAGTTGTTGTAATACATGATGATTTAGACCTTCCTTTTGGTACTCTTCGTTTCAAGCACGGCGGTGGACATGGTGGACACAATGGACTTAAATCTACAGACCAGATGATATCTCGTGATTATGCTAGAGTAAGACTAGGCATTGGAAAACCTGAACATAAGGGTGAAGTTGCTTCCCATGTGTTAAGTGACTTTTCTAAAACTGAAACTGAGCATCTAAAGACTTGGATTTCGTATACTTGTGAAGCTGTAGAGAGTATGCTTGAAAATTCACTAGAAGATGTGAGTTCTAAATATACAATTAAAAAATTTCAGCTAAAATAG
- a CDS encoding 50S ribosomal protein L25/general stress protein Ctc, with amino-acid sequence MLEGIIRKSTDKQSTKTLRRDGYLIANIYGKGLENINAAFKMNEYIRTVRKKETLAFPVSIEGKEMNLVVQSYEAQPVTGTLLHVDLMVAQPGVVTTYNVPVVPVGEAFGLKNKGLVHKAKPRLTVKGAIENVPNTFEIDVTKMDTGDSKLIRDLDPIPNVVMLDSDRVAVISIIKAK; translated from the coding sequence ATGTTAGAAGGCATAATTAGAAAGAGTACTGACAAACAAAGCACAAAGACGCTACGTCGTGATGGTTATCTAATTGCTAACATCTACGGAAAAGGGCTTGAAAATATCAATGCTGCATTCAAAATGAATGAATATATCCGTACTGTTCGCAAGAAAGAAACTTTAGCATTCCCTGTAAGTATAGAGGGAAAAGAGATGAATCTTGTAGTTCAATCATATGAAGCTCAGCCAGTAACTGGTACACTTTTACACGTTGATTTAATGGTAGCACAACCAGGTGTTGTAACTACTTATAATGTACCAGTTGTACCAGTTGGTGAAGCATTTGGTCTTAAAAATAAAGGTCTTGTTCACAAGGCTAAGCCTCGTTTAACTGTAAAAGGTGCTATCGAGAATGTACCAAATACTTTTGAAATCGATGTAACAAAAATGGATACTGGTGATTCTAAACTTATTCGTGATTTAGATCCTATCCCTAATGTTGTTATGTTAGATTCAGATCGTGTTGCTGTAATAAGTATTATTAAAGCTAAATAA
- a CDS encoding type IV pilus twitching motility protein PilT gives MSNEVDVSKLTFAQLNKIRVYLKKMIELGGSDLHIKANSVIRARINGNIVQFAGDIFAKEDALTFAKELLKGRFGEFIENKEIDLVYPFDERNRFRVNVFFQMDGVSAVFRVIPIKIPSIEELHFPDILKEFTQKERGLVLVTGVTGSGKSTTLAALINEINITKRKHIITIEDPIEFVHKDKGCIINQRSVGQDTLSFGAALRASLREDPDIILVGEMRDRETINLALHAADTGHLVFSTLHTIDAKETINRIIATFPTEEQNRVRMSLAGVIQGIVSQRLIPTIDGGRRAAMEVLVRTPTIEKLIMENRDYEIRDAIEKGRDHYKSQSFDQHILDLYDEGIITREKAKDYATSAADLELRMSGLSSSKTVKNPKTSEEKSIKIDKTDDIFDLK, from the coding sequence ATGAGTAATGAAGTAGATGTCAGTAAGTTAACCTTTGCCCAACTAAATAAGATCAGAGTATATCTTAAGAAGATGATTGAGCTTGGAGGAAGTGACCTTCATATAAAAGCGAACTCAGTAATACGTGCAAGAATAAATGGAAATATTGTTCAGTTTGCCGGTGATATTTTTGCAAAAGAAGATGCACTTACTTTTGCCAAAGAACTCTTAAAAGGCAGGTTTGGAGAGTTTATTGAAAATAAAGAGATAGATTTAGTTTATCCATTTGATGAGAGAAACCGTTTTCGTGTAAATGTTTTCTTTCAAATGGATGGAGTATCGGCTGTATTTCGTGTTATTCCTATCAAAATTCCTTCTATAGAAGAGTTGCACTTCCCTGATATTTTAAAAGAATTTACTCAAAAAGAGAGGGGATTAGTTCTAGTTACAGGTGTAACAGGTAGTGGTAAATCAACTACTTTGGCAGCTCTAATAAATGAGATAAACATAACAAAAAGAAAACATATTATTACAATAGAAGACCCAATTGAGTTTGTTCATAAAGATAAAGGGTGTATCATAAACCAACGCTCAGTCGGTCAAGATACACTCTCTTTTGGTGCGGCTCTGCGTGCATCTCTTCGTGAAGATCCAGATATTATCTTGGTTGGGGAAATGCGCGATAGAGAAACTATCAACCTTGCGCTTCATGCCGCTGATACAGGTCACTTGGTTTTCTCGACCCTTCATACAATAGATGCAAAGGAGACTATTAACCGTATTATCGCAACATTCCCTACAGAAGAGCAAAATCGTGTAAGAATGTCTCTTGCCGGGGTAATTCAAGGTATCGTCTCACAAAGACTTATCCCTACGATAGATGGAGGAAGACGCGCTGCAATGGAAGTGCTTGTGCGTACACCTACAATAGAAAAGCTTATTATGGAAAATCGAGATTATGAAATTAGAGATGCTATTGAAAAAGGTAGAGATCATTACAAGTCTCAAAGCTTTGATCAACATATTTTAGACCTGTATGATGAGGGAATAATCACAAGAGAAAAAGCAAAAGATTATGCAACAAGTGCAGCTGATTTAGAGTTAAGAATGAGCGGATTGAGCTCATCTAAAACTGTTAAAAACCCAAAAACAAGTGAAGAAAAATCGATTAAAATCGATAAAACTGATGATATCTTTGACTTAAAGTAG
- a CDS encoding transaldolase gives MYIDDLKFSLWADFIERDYLDKEFKELINDGIINGATSNPAIFKNAILNSPAYKEQLASLGSLNPKDKYEAVAIYDIKKAADILKALYDAGDDGYVSIEVDPFLCDDADATIEEGKRLFGEIGRENVMIKVPATTAGYVAMEELSASGIPVNATLIFKKEQAVSCAKAFERGGKKNGKEVDTVISIFVSRVDRALDATLSENGVEVALSGIYNTADIYAAIEEMNVSGCRALFASTGVKDDSLPAYYYVDKLLAYNSVNTAPIDTIEAFHKGGEKKAVLPISQEVIQAHFLKVKNAGIDFEAVLDKQIADGLDAFKDAFHDILESL, from the coding sequence ATGTATATAGATGATTTGAAGTTTTCATTATGGGCAGATTTTATTGAGAGAGATTATTTAGATAAAGAGTTTAAAGAGTTGATTAACGATGGAATCATAAATGGAGCTACGTCAAATCCAGCTATATTTAAGAATGCTATTTTAAACTCACCGGCATATAAAGAGCAACTTGCATCTCTTGGTTCTTTAAATCCTAAAGATAAATATGAAGCAGTTGCAATATATGACATCAAAAAAGCAGCAGATATACTAAAAGCACTTTATGATGCAGGTGATGATGGATATGTGAGCATCGAAGTAGACCCTTTTCTTTGTGACGATGCAGATGCTACTATTGAAGAAGGTAAAAGACTTTTTGGCGAGATAGGCCGAGAAAATGTAATGATTAAAGTTCCTGCGACAACTGCAGGTTACGTTGCCATGGAAGAGTTAAGTGCTTCTGGAATTCCAGTAAATGCCACTCTAATCTTTAAAAAAGAGCAGGCTGTATCCTGTGCTAAAGCATTTGAACGTGGAGGCAAGAAAAATGGCAAGGAAGTTGATACTGTAATCAGTATCTTTGTAAGTAGAGTTGACCGTGCTCTAGATGCAACACTAAGTGAAAATGGTGTTGAGGTGGCTCTTAGCGGCATCTACAATACAGCTGATATATATGCAGCTATTGAGGAAATGAATGTTTCTGGATGTAGAGCATTATTTGCAAGCACAGGCGTAAAAGATGATTCCCTTCCTGCGTATTATTATGTTGATAAGCTTTTGGCATATAACAGTGTAAATACGGCTCCTATTGATACTATAGAAGCCTTTCATAAAGGTGGAGAGAAAAAGGCTGTTTTGCCGATTTCACAAGAAGTAATTCAAGCACACTTTCTTAAGGTGAAAAATGCAGGTATTGATTTTGAGGCTGTTTTAGATAAGCAAATTGCAGATGGATTAGATGCTTTTAAAGATGCATTTCATGATATATTGGAGTCATTATGA
- a CDS encoding sensor histidine kinase encodes MIDNFFTSGWLFNESERDLESRYQMVNIGLLLSSISLIYGMLGNIIRDVSGLIMLEFFLLCVNLILFFILRKYRESFENVSLVITAQFTFLFLFLVYISEPSALKHIWLFTYPIILLYFQNTRNAIYWLIFTLIILLIAPVQAFVEVQYSLFQVTYISFVLIVVSVIIYFYQVKMDAAKDLILEQQDMLRKFNVELADQLKELKLQDQLLTAQSKQAVMGEMISMIAHQWRQPLSTITLQISNLHIKKALGKEVGEEEVDKTLSEISDTILYLSDTVDDFQTYFHPHKEISRIEVHELIQRAINFTLPRVNEKGIEIVLQKSDKAIISTYINEIIQVLLNILNNAIDALNEANKENPKIIISLQNNQKSIVVKIKDNADGIKDENISHLFEPYFSTKCKNGTGLGLYMSQMIMQKQFGTMIEVKTSSNGSTFIIEIPRSVS; translated from the coding sequence ATGATAGATAACTTTTTTACAAGCGGATGGCTTTTTAATGAAAGTGAGAGAGATTTAGAAAGTAGATATCAGATGGTTAATATCGGACTGCTATTGTCATCTATATCACTTATCTATGGGATGCTTGGAAATATTATAAGAGACGTTTCCGGACTTATTATGTTAGAATTTTTTCTACTTTGTGTGAATCTTATACTATTTTTCATACTAAGAAAATATAGAGAATCATTTGAAAATGTTTCTCTAGTTATTACAGCGCAATTTACTTTCCTTTTTCTTTTTTTAGTTTACATAAGTGAACCAAGTGCCCTAAAACATATTTGGCTCTTTACATATCCTATAATTTTACTATACTTTCAAAATACAAGAAATGCTATATATTGGCTTATATTTACTCTAATTATCCTTCTTATTGCTCCAGTTCAAGCCTTTGTTGAAGTTCAATATTCACTTTTTCAAGTTACATACATTTCATTTGTCTTAATTGTTGTTAGTGTAATTATTTACTTTTATCAGGTGAAAATGGATGCAGCAAAAGATTTGATATTAGAACAGCAGGATATGCTCAGAAAGTTTAATGTTGAACTTGCCGATCAGTTAAAAGAGTTAAAACTTCAAGATCAGCTTTTAACAGCACAGTCAAAGCAGGCAGTAATGGGAGAGATGATAAGCATGATAGCTCATCAATGGCGACAACCTCTTTCAACAATAACATTGCAGATATCAAATCTGCATATTAAAAAAGCACTAGGCAAAGAGGTAGGGGAAGAAGAGGTTGACAAAACATTAAGTGAAATTAGTGATACCATTCTCTATTTATCTGATACAGTTGATGATTTTCAAACATATTTTCATCCTCATAAAGAAATTTCAAGAATAGAAGTACACGAATTAATACAAAGAGCCATAAACTTTACTTTGCCTAGAGTAAATGAAAAGGGCATAGAAATAGTTTTGCAAAAATCTGATAAAGCTATTATTAGTACATATATAAATGAGATTATTCAAGTTTTACTTAATATCTTAAACAATGCAATAGACGCATTAAATGAAGCTAATAAAGAGAATCCTAAAATTATAATTTCTTTACAAAATAATCAAAAGAGTATAGTTGTAAAAATAAAAGATAATGCAGATGGCATAAAAGATGAAAATATATCACATCTTTTTGAGCCATACTTTAGTACCAAGTGTAAAAATGGCACAGGACTTGGTCTATATATGAGTCAAATGATTATGCAAAAACAGTTTGGAACGATGATTGAAGTTAAAACATCAAGTAATGGTTCAACATTTATAATTGAGATTCCTAGATCAGTGTCATAG
- a CDS encoding aminodeoxychorismate synthase component I: MTFKHLNALGKKRKPFLFISDFLAQNIEVILLDELSSQDIEFCIDENYIQKKHGHSFKKEAVGFESYKKKFDEIIEHIKSGDTYLLNLTAPTKIYSDLTLKEIYNYANAPYKLRYKNEFVCFSPEKFVQIKDSTMHTFPMKGTIDASITDAKNKILHDEKEMAEHTMVVDLLRNDLSIVASDVKVEEFRYVKKIDSGEKELLQVSSHISGNVGEDWHERIGDILNSLLPAGSISGTPKKSTLEIIKNVESYERGFFSGVFGVYDGENFDSGVMIRFVEKTKDGYVYKSGGGITLDSDSYLEYNELLDKVYLP, from the coding sequence ATGACATTTAAACATCTAAATGCTTTAGGAAAGAAGAGAAAACCATTTCTTTTTATAAGTGACTTTTTAGCACAAAATATAGAAGTAATATTATTAGATGAATTAAGCTCTCAAGATATTGAATTTTGTATAGATGAAAATTATATACAAAAAAAACATGGGCACTCTTTTAAAAAAGAAGCAGTTGGATTTGAGAGTTATAAAAAAAAGTTTGATGAGATTATTGAACATATAAAATCAGGTGACACTTACTTGTTAAACCTAACAGCTCCAACAAAAATATACTCAGACCTTACTCTAAAAGAGATATATAATTACGCGAATGCCCCTTATAAACTGAGATACAAAAATGAGTTTGTCTGTTTTTCTCCTGAGAAATTTGTTCAAATAAAAGACTCGACAATGCATACATTCCCGATGAAGGGAACTATAGATGCCTCAATAACAGATGCTAAGAATAAAATACTCCATGATGAAAAAGAGATGGCTGAGCATACTATGGTTGTTGATCTTTTAAGAAATGATCTTTCAATAGTAGCATCTGATGTAAAAGTAGAAGAGTTTAGATATGTTAAAAAGATAGACTCAGGAGAGAAAGAACTTCTTCAAGTAAGCTCGCATATAAGCGGTAATGTTGGTGAAGATTGGCATGAGAGAATCGGAGATATTTTAAACTCACTTCTTCCTGCAGGGAGTATAAGCGGTACACCAAAAAAGAGTACTTTAGAGATTATCAAAAATGTAGAATCTTATGAGCGAGGTTTTTTTAGTGGTGTTTTCGGTGTTTATGACGGAGAAAACTTTGATAGTGGAGTTATGATTCGTTTTGTTGAAAAAACTAAAGATGGTTATGTATATAAAAGTGGTGGAGGTATAACTTTAGATAGTGATTCATATTTAGAATACAATGAACTGCTGGATAAAGTATATCTACCATGA
- a CDS encoding aspartate carbamoyltransferase catalytic subunit, which produces MKHLIRTDDFTIEEIEDIFTDARKFAAGENGNVKFDRILQDKIVITLFFENSTRTKSSFEIAAKRLGAEMVHLDAAKSSTAKGETLVDTAMNLDAMNPHAIVVRHQNSGVPQILSNHTKSAIINAGDGAHAHPTQALLDLFTLKEHFGDVKGRKIAIVGDIKNSRVANSNIELLTRFGMEVILVAPPHFLPKTTLRTTHFLKEIIDEVDVIMSLRTQTERHSSQSYASLKDYASDFCITTELVGDRDIIILHPGPVHRNIDICDALLADERCKVLEQVTNGVSIRMAVLKKLIHDI; this is translated from the coding sequence ATGAAGCACTTAATTCGAACAGATGATTTTACGATAGAAGAAATAGAAGATATTTTTACAGATGCAAGGAAGTTTGCTGCAGGCGAGAATGGCAATGTAAAGTTTGATAGAATCCTGCAGGATAAAATAGTTATTACACTGTTTTTTGAAAATTCTACAAGAACTAAAAGCTCATTTGAAATAGCTGCAAAAAGACTTGGTGCTGAGATGGTTCACTTAGATGCTGCGAAGAGTTCAACTGCAAAGGGCGAGACTTTGGTTGATACGGCTATGAACCTAGATGCAATGAATCCGCATGCTATAGTTGTTCGTCATCAAAATTCTGGTGTTCCGCAAATCTTGTCAAACCATACGAAATCAGCAATTATTAATGCAGGTGACGGTGCTCATGCACATCCAACTCAAGCGCTACTTGACCTCTTTACTTTAAAAGAGCACTTTGGTGATGTGAAGGGTAGGAAAATAGCAATAGTCGGAGATATTAAAAACTCTAGAGTTGCTAACTCAAATATAGAACTTCTTACTAGATTTGGAATGGAAGTTATCCTAGTCGCTCCTCCTCATTTTTTACCAAAAACAACTCTTAGAACTACACATTTTTTAAAAGAGATAATAGATGAGGTAGATGTGATTATGAGTCTTAGAACTCAGACAGAGAGACACTCATCACAAAGTTATGCTTCACTCAAAGACTATGCTAGTGACTTTTGTATCACTACTGAATTAGTCGGGGATAGAGATATAATCATTCTTCACCCCGGACCAGTTCACAGAAATATAGATATATGCGATGCACTTTTAGCAGATGAGAGATGTAAAGTATTAGAACAAGTAACAAATGGTGTATCTATAAGAATGGCGGTTTTAAAAAAACTGATACATGACATTTAA
- the bioD gene encoding dethiobiotin synthase, with translation MKKRFFITATNTDIGKTYTTKLLLREFASRGFRVGVIKPIETGVIDGYAIDGSELLSTVKELNCEFENVSLEDIVPITYELPAAPFVSSNNTKLDLKILDENIEKLEELCDVLIIEGAGGLYVPVDEDTMMVDIIKYFDATALLVTHCSLGCINDTLLSKKLLEDRKIKHLVAFNCRDNDTSFTSVSEPYFLKTGFKVLKVSQDIDTICDVLYNL, from the coding sequence ATGAAAAAAAGATTTTTTATTACAGCGACAAATACAGATATTGGTAAGACTTACACGACAAAACTGCTTTTGCGTGAGTTTGCATCCAGAGGATTTAGAGTTGGTGTAATCAAGCCTATAGAAACTGGTGTAATAGATGGTTATGCAATTGATGGAAGTGAGCTTTTATCGACTGTTAAAGAGTTAAATTGTGAGTTTGAAAATGTCTCTTTGGAAGATATAGTGCCTATCACTTATGAACTTCCTGCTGCTCCTTTTGTCTCTTCAAATAATACAAAATTAGATTTAAAAATATTAGATGAAAATATAGAAAAACTTGAAGAACTTTGTGATGTCTTAATCATAGAAGGTGCTGGTGGACTTTATGTTCCGGTTGATGAAGATACGATGATGGTGGATATTATAAAGTACTTTGATGCAACGGCACTTTTAGTTACTCATTGCTCACTAGGATGTATTAATGATACACTTCTAAGCAAGAAATTATTAGAGGATAGGAAAATCAAGCATCTTGTAGCTTTTAATTGTCGAGATAACGATACAAGTTTTACAAGCGTTTCAGAGCCTTACTTTTTAAAAACAGGGTTTAAAGTGCTAAAAGTTAGCCAAGATATTGACACTATTTGCGATGTCTTGTATAATCTATAA
- a CDS encoding aminotransferase class I/II-fold pyridoxal phosphate-dependent enzyme, protein MNNFEEYCTKFVQSVGNKEGAVSPAVINSASFAYDTPEIAEGIFDGSVKKPLYARMGNPTTAKLESIMADMDGGVAAVATSSGMGATTLACMSLLASGDEIISIGGLFGGTYALFSETLTRFGIKTRFFDVDDFKEIEEAINDNTKIIFLESVGNPNMKLPDIKRIAKIANDAGVILIIDNTITPLSISPLKLGADISVYSTTKIISGNASALGGCAVFRAVNDGEDKLKSPRYEFLAKFIKGAGKMALFANAKKRALRDFGMSANANASYQTMLGLETLPLRLSRITHSVEVVASTLSENGLNINHPCLKTHPHHNRYINDFKNGCGTLFTIDMGSKQRAFEFLNNTKLATLTANIGDNRTLALHMASTIYRDFDEETRKFLGITDGLIRISIGLENPQDIIDDFIQAHK, encoded by the coding sequence ATGAATAATTTTGAAGAGTATTGTACCAAATTTGTCCAGTCAGTTGGAAACAAAGAGGGAGCAGTTAGTCCAGCTGTGATTAATTCTGCATCTTTTGCTTATGACACGCCTGAAATAGCGGAAGGTATTTTTGATGGAAGTGTTAAAAAACCTTTATATGCACGTATGGGAAATCCAACAACAGCAAAACTAGAGTCTATTATGGCAGATATGGATGGTGGGGTTGCAGCAGTGGCTACAAGCTCAGGTATGGGAGCAACAACTCTTGCCTGTATGTCACTTCTTGCATCTGGAGATGAAATTATTTCCATTGGTGGTCTTTTTGGTGGAACATATGCTCTATTTTCTGAAACTCTTACTCGTTTTGGCATCAAAACAAGATTTTTTGACGTTGACGATTTTAAAGAGATAGAAGAAGCAATAAATGATAATACAAAAATAATCTTTTTAGAGAGTGTCGGGAATCCAAATATGAAACTTCCAGATATAAAACGCATAGCTAAAATTGCAAATGATGCGGGTGTTATTTTAATAATTGACAATACTATAACTCCTCTTAGTATCTCCCCATTAAAGCTTGGTGCGGATATCAGTGTCTATTCAACTACTAAAATTATCTCCGGAAACGCTTCAGCTCTTGGTGGCTGTGCAGTCTTTCGTGCTGTTAATGATGGTGAAGATAAACTAAAGTCTCCAAGATATGAATTCTTGGCAAAATTCATCAAAGGTGCCGGGAAAATGGCACTCTTTGCAAATGCTAAAAAAAGAGCCTTAAGGGATTTTGGAATGAGTGCTAATGCGAATGCCAGCTACCAAACTATGCTTGGGCTGGAAACACTTCCTCTAAGACTCTCTAGAATTACTCATAGTGTGGAAGTTGTAGCATCTACCCTTAGTGAAAACGGACTAAATATTAACCATCCATGTTTAAAAACACACCCTCATCATAATAGATACATAAATGATTTTAAAAATGGATGCGGAACATTATTTACCATAGATATGGGAAGTAAACAAAGAGCATTTGAATTTTTAAACAACACAAAACTAGCTACACTTACGGCAAATATCGGAGACAATAGAACACTGGCTCTGCATATGGCATCTACCATCTACAGAGATTTTGATGAAGAGACTAGAAAATTTCTTGGTATTACCGATGGTTTAATCCGTATATCTATAGGTCTTGAGAATCCACAAGATATTATTGATGATTTCATTCAAGCACACAAGTAG
- a CDS encoding ATP-dependent Clp protease adaptor ClpS, giving the protein MAINTDLELYNEVKLKHPKKYKVFLLNDDYTSMDFVIDILITIFHKSYSQAESIMLDIHKKERGLCGVYTHEIAETKVMQVRRKAKDNGFPLKAMMEEE; this is encoded by the coding sequence ATGGCTATAAATACAGATTTAGAACTTTATAATGAAGTTAAATTAAAACATCCAAAAAAGTACAAAGTTTTTCTTTTAAATGATGACTATACTTCTATGGATTTTGTAATTGATATACTTATTACTATCTTTCACAAAAGTTACAGCCAAGCAGAAAGTATAATGCTTGACATTCATAAAAAAGAGCGCGGTCTTTGTGGTGTTTATACTCATGAAATCGCCGAGACAAAAGTTATGCAAGTACGAAGAAAAGCCAAAGATAACGGCTTTCCACTAAAAGCTATGATGGAGGAAGAATAA